The following coding sequences lie in one Vidua chalybeata isolate OUT-0048 chromosome 16, bVidCha1 merged haplotype, whole genome shotgun sequence genomic window:
- the NATD1 gene encoding protein NATD1: MAHSAPLGLLEQGCPIQVEHDRKRRQFTVRLNGCHDKAVLLYEYVGKRIVDLQHTEVPDAYRGRGIAKHLAKAALDFVVEEDLKAHLTCWYIQKYVKENPLPQYLEHLQP, encoded by the exons ATGGCGCACTCGGCGCCGCTCGgcctcctggagcagggctgccccATCCAGGTGGAGCACGATCGCAAGCGGCGGCAGTTCACCGTGCGGCTCAACG GTTGCCACGACAAGGCCGTGCTGCTCTACGAGTACGTGGGGAAGCGGATCGTGGACTTGCAGCACACGGAAGTGCCCGATGCCTATCGAGGGAGAGGAATAGCCAAGCACCTGGCAAAG GCAGCCCTGGACTTTGTGGTGGAGGAGGACCTGAAGGCCCACCTGACGTGCTGGTACATTCAGAAGTACGTCAAGGAGAACCCGCTGCCGCAGTACCTGGAACACTTGCAGCCTTAA
- the TMEM11 gene encoding transmembrane protein 11, mitochondrial, producing the protein MAAWGRRRAGPGGTNSGGGRDRVTLSSTDCYIVHEIYNGENAQDQFEYELEQALEAQYKYIVIEPTRIGDETARWITVGNCLHKTAVLAGTTCLFTPLALPVDYSHYISLPAGVLSVACCTLYGISWQFDPCCKYQVEYDAYKLSRLPLHTLTSSTPVVLVRKDDLHRKRLHNTIALAALVYCVKKIYELYAV; encoded by the exons ATGGCGGCGTGGGGAAGGAGGCGCGCGGGCCCCGGCGGCACCAacagcggcggcggccgggacag GGTGACCTTGTCCTCCACGGACTGTTACATTGTGCACGAGATCTACAACGGGGAGAACGCTCAGGACCAGTTTGAGTACGAGCTGGAGCAGGCGCTGGAGGCGCAGTACAAGTACATCGTGATCGAGCCCACGCGCATTGGGGACGAGACGGCGCGCTGGATCACCGTGGGGAACTGCCTGCACAAGACGGCCGTGCTGGCGGGCACCACCTGCCTCTTCAcccccctggcactgccagtaGATTATTCTCACTACATCTCCCTGCCCGCCGGAGTGCTGAGCGTGGCTTGCTGCACCCTCTACGGGATCTCCTGGCAGTTTGATCCCTGCTGCAAGTACCAGGTGGAGTACGATGCCTATAAACTTTCGCGCCTGCCCCTGCATACGCTCACCTCGTCCACTCCCGTGGTGCTGGTGAGGAAGGACGACCTGCACAGAAAGAGACTGCACAACACGATAGCACTCGCTGCCCTGGTGTACTGTGTAAAGAAGATCTATGAACTCTATGCTGTATGA
- the DHRS7B gene encoding dehydrogenase/reductase SDR family member 7B isoform X2, with amino-acid sequence MVTAAARKTVQKGKLMDFTSTVIIPLLFGSLGIFALFRLLQWMRMRAYLQEAVVVITGATSGLGKECAKAFHAAGSKLVLCGRDSEKLKELVQELCAVKNHRKNTHEPHTVVFDLSDTKAVVNAAEEILKALGHVDILINNAGISFRGTIVDTGLHVDKKVMETNYFGPVALTKALLPSMIKRRQGHIVAISSVQGKISIPFRSAYAASKHATQAFFDCLRAEVEQYDIEVTVVSPGYIQTNLSLNAVTADGSRYGVMDKTTAEGQTAAEVAQVVLSAVGQKKKEVLVAGLTPCLAVYLRNLCPRLFFTLMASRAKKERKAKGS; translated from the exons GAAGACAGTTCAGAAAGGAAAGCTCATGGATTTCACAAGCACTGTCATCATCCCGCTGCTTTTTGGCAGCCTGGGGATCTTCGCGCTGTTCCGGCTGCTGCAGTGGATGCGGATGCGAGCCTACCTGCAGGAAGCTGTGGTGGTGATCACAGGGGCCACCTCTGGCCTGGGGAAAG AATGTGCCAAAGCTTTCCATGCAGCTGGCTCCAAGCTGGTGCTTTGTGGCAGAGACAGTGagaagctgaaggagctggtgcaggagctctgtgctgtgaagAATCACCGCAAGAAC ACACACGAACCTCACACTGTGGTGTTTGACCTCTCGGACACCAAAGCTGTGGTAAATGCTGCTGAGGAGATCCTGAAGGCTTTGGGTCACGTGGACATCCTGATCAACAACGCTGGCATCAGCTTCCGAGGCACAATCGTGGACACAGGGCTGCACGTGGATAAGAAAGTGATGGAAACAAATTACTTTGGACCTGTAGCCCTCACCAAAG CACTTCTCCCCTCCATGATCAAGAGGAGACAAGGCCACATTGTGGCTATCAGCAGCGTGCAAGGCAAAATAAGCATTCCTTTCAGATCTGCAT atgcTGCCTCTAAGCACGCTACCCAGGCCTTCTTTGACTGTCTGCGAGCAGAGGTGGAGCAGTATGACATTGAAGTGACAGTGGTGAGCCCTGGCTACATCCAGACAAACCTGTCCCTCAACGCTGTCACAGCGGATGGATCTCGCTATGGAG TTATGGACAAGACCACGGCCGAGGGACAGACGGCAGCCGAGGTGGCTCAGGTGGTTCTCAGTGCAGTGGGacagaagaagaaggaagtgCTTGTGGCTGGCCTGACCCCCTGCCTGGCTGTCTACCTGAGGAACCTCTGCCCCAGGCTCTTCTTCACCTTAATGGCATCCAGAgcaaaaaaggagagaaaagcaaagggcTCTTAG
- the DHRS7B gene encoding dehydrogenase/reductase SDR family member 7B isoform X3: MDFTSTVIIPLLFGSLGIFALFRLLQWMRMRAYLQEAVVVITGATSGLGKECAKAFHAAGSKLVLCGRDSEKLKELVQELCAVKNHRKNTHEPHTVVFDLSDTKAVVNAAEEILKALGHVDILINNAGISFRGTIVDTGLHVDKKVMETNYFGPVALTKALLPSMIKRRQGHIVAISSVQGKISIPFRSAYAASKHATQAFFDCLRAEVEQYDIEVTVVSPGYIQTNLSLNAVTADGSRYGVMDKTTAEGQTAAEVAQVVLSAVGQKKKEVLVAGLTPCLAVYLRNLCPRLFFTLMASRAKKERKAKGS; encoded by the exons ATGGATTTCACAAGCACTGTCATCATCCCGCTGCTTTTTGGCAGCCTGGGGATCTTCGCGCTGTTCCGGCTGCTGCAGTGGATGCGGATGCGAGCCTACCTGCAGGAAGCTGTGGTGGTGATCACAGGGGCCACCTCTGGCCTGGGGAAAG AATGTGCCAAAGCTTTCCATGCAGCTGGCTCCAAGCTGGTGCTTTGTGGCAGAGACAGTGagaagctgaaggagctggtgcaggagctctgtgctgtgaagAATCACCGCAAGAAC ACACACGAACCTCACACTGTGGTGTTTGACCTCTCGGACACCAAAGCTGTGGTAAATGCTGCTGAGGAGATCCTGAAGGCTTTGGGTCACGTGGACATCCTGATCAACAACGCTGGCATCAGCTTCCGAGGCACAATCGTGGACACAGGGCTGCACGTGGATAAGAAAGTGATGGAAACAAATTACTTTGGACCTGTAGCCCTCACCAAAG CACTTCTCCCCTCCATGATCAAGAGGAGACAAGGCCACATTGTGGCTATCAGCAGCGTGCAAGGCAAAATAAGCATTCCTTTCAGATCTGCAT atgcTGCCTCTAAGCACGCTACCCAGGCCTTCTTTGACTGTCTGCGAGCAGAGGTGGAGCAGTATGACATTGAAGTGACAGTGGTGAGCCCTGGCTACATCCAGACAAACCTGTCCCTCAACGCTGTCACAGCGGATGGATCTCGCTATGGAG TTATGGACAAGACCACGGCCGAGGGACAGACGGCAGCCGAGGTGGCTCAGGTGGTTCTCAGTGCAGTGGGacagaagaagaaggaagtgCTTGTGGCTGGCCTGACCCCCTGCCTGGCTGTCTACCTGAGGAACCTCTGCCCCAGGCTCTTCTTCACCTTAATGGCATCCAGAgcaaaaaaggagagaaaagcaaagggcTCTTAG
- the DHRS7B gene encoding dehydrogenase/reductase SDR family member 7B isoform X1, whose translation MKSLILDKPRAQPALMFSRSFRGLLIGKTVQKGKLMDFTSTVIIPLLFGSLGIFALFRLLQWMRMRAYLQEAVVVITGATSGLGKECAKAFHAAGSKLVLCGRDSEKLKELVQELCAVKNHRKNTHEPHTVVFDLSDTKAVVNAAEEILKALGHVDILINNAGISFRGTIVDTGLHVDKKVMETNYFGPVALTKALLPSMIKRRQGHIVAISSVQGKISIPFRSAYAASKHATQAFFDCLRAEVEQYDIEVTVVSPGYIQTNLSLNAVTADGSRYGVMDKTTAEGQTAAEVAQVVLSAVGQKKKEVLVAGLTPCLAVYLRNLCPRLFFTLMASRAKKERKAKGS comes from the exons GAAGACAGTTCAGAAAGGAAAGCTCATGGATTTCACAAGCACTGTCATCATCCCGCTGCTTTTTGGCAGCCTGGGGATCTTCGCGCTGTTCCGGCTGCTGCAGTGGATGCGGATGCGAGCCTACCTGCAGGAAGCTGTGGTGGTGATCACAGGGGCCACCTCTGGCCTGGGGAAAG AATGTGCCAAAGCTTTCCATGCAGCTGGCTCCAAGCTGGTGCTTTGTGGCAGAGACAGTGagaagctgaaggagctggtgcaggagctctgtgctgtgaagAATCACCGCAAGAAC ACACACGAACCTCACACTGTGGTGTTTGACCTCTCGGACACCAAAGCTGTGGTAAATGCTGCTGAGGAGATCCTGAAGGCTTTGGGTCACGTGGACATCCTGATCAACAACGCTGGCATCAGCTTCCGAGGCACAATCGTGGACACAGGGCTGCACGTGGATAAGAAAGTGATGGAAACAAATTACTTTGGACCTGTAGCCCTCACCAAAG CACTTCTCCCCTCCATGATCAAGAGGAGACAAGGCCACATTGTGGCTATCAGCAGCGTGCAAGGCAAAATAAGCATTCCTTTCAGATCTGCAT atgcTGCCTCTAAGCACGCTACCCAGGCCTTCTTTGACTGTCTGCGAGCAGAGGTGGAGCAGTATGACATTGAAGTGACAGTGGTGAGCCCTGGCTACATCCAGACAAACCTGTCCCTCAACGCTGTCACAGCGGATGGATCTCGCTATGGAG TTATGGACAAGACCACGGCCGAGGGACAGACGGCAGCCGAGGTGGCTCAGGTGGTTCTCAGTGCAGTGGGacagaagaagaaggaagtgCTTGTGGCTGGCCTGACCCCCTGCCTGGCTGTCTACCTGAGGAACCTCTGCCCCAGGCTCTTCTTCACCTTAATGGCATCCAGAgcaaaaaaggagagaaaagcaaagggcTCTTAG